The Alphaproteobacteria bacterium genomic interval TATTTATTCTCTTTTTTTTATTCTGTTTTTTTTCTGTTAATAATTTATTATTTTGCTTCAAAAAATCTTGATATAATATTGAGGCCTTTAAAGATTTTTCCGATCTTATACAGGTTGTATCTTCAAGTTTTTGCAATTCCTCTGAAGTCCAAAATTCTTTTCGTTCAGCATTAATCTTATCAGTTGCTATGATATTAGAAAGATAAGCATTACCCCTTAAATCATTCTGCTGATAACATATAAAAAATTCATCATATGCTTCGATATATCTTTTTTGCTCAAACAATTCAGCAGCTTCCTTAAAACCTGCAAATGAAGACATTGAAAAACAAAGTGTGAAAGAAAAAAATACCGCAATAATTTTATTCATTTTAAATCCAATCTTTTTAAATAAAAATATGTTCAATATGTATACATAACATAAAAACGTTAAAATTAAAACAAAATCATATTAAAGCTATATTAAAATAATATAATTTTAAAATTTATCTTAATCTGTTTTAGAATAAAAATAATTTTAATTATATTCAAAAAAAAATAAAGGGTTTCAAATAATAAAACCCCTTACTTATAGTGAAATATTTTATTTATTTAAAAGCTCAGCACCTTTAATATACATTTTTTCATATGGTATATTTCTTAAAGCATAAATCGCTTGCTGATATTTACGTGCATCATGAGCCGCATCCAAATTTAAAGATGTATCACCAAATGAATCTAACATAAGCAATGGATAAGTTGTCTGAAAATACTTACCCCTAACACGAAGGGGAAAACTTGGAACCGGATCAGTTTCGCGCGCAAAACTTTTACCTGGAACACGCGCTTCAAGCCATAATTTAAAATCCTCCCCAGCAACTTTGGGAGAACCAAAGGTTCGAATTTCTTTTTCCAAACCTTTAAAAGTATCCTGTGAAGCAAAATAGCCTGCAGCAAGCGTTGCTGTAGCACCACCAAGACTATGACCTGTAAATACTAACTTAACATCTTTTCTTTCTTCTTCTTCTAATTCCAATAAAAACTCTTTAATACTTGCTTCTATTTCATCTTTTGTGGTTTCAAAAAGATTCCAATAACCAGCATGTACCCAACCGTCGAAATCTTTTAAAGCAGAACCTTCAATTCCTGCTAAAACCGGTTGTTTTTTGACAAAATTAAAATTTTGCCCTAACCATTCTTTACCTCTTTGAGTACCTCGATAGGTTACAACAATTAAATTTTTCGATGGATTAAAAGCAACCATGCCATGAACTCCTGGCGTGCGATACGATTGAAGCAACTTACTCCCACCAATGCCGTAAAAGGGCTTAAAATACCAGCGATCCCATTTTGGATCTTTTTGAGCTAAATGACGTTCAGCAACATAGGATCCACCGAAAAATCCGGTTTTATTACGTACTGTCTCGACCGCAACATCAAATTCTTCTTTATTTTTACCTTGCAGATAAAAATGAAAAGCCAGAATAGACAAATCAATACAATCAATCGTATCATCATCTATATCTGTAGCTTTCGCAAATTGACCTATGTTTTTATCAAAATCCTCAATAATATTGTTGTTATTATTATCTTCCACCATATGAAACGAACTTTCATCTAATGCAGAACCCTCAATATCATGAAACAAATGTTCACTCACTGGTAATAACACAACTTTTAAAAGAGCAGGATCTTTATGTACATAACGCTCTTCAAAAGATTTATCTGCAACACCTGCTAACCATTCATCACCCAAAGGACTGAGAAACTCAACAACATATTTCTCCAACGAAGGAATGACCCCTGGATTAACGCCAATTTTTTGATAGATTTCATTCTTTAACAAATCAACAATGACATAAAAATCTTCTTCATCCAGCAATAATTCTTCATTTTGGTCTATTGGATAATCTTTTTTTATTTTATCAACAATATACTCTCTTAATAAAACCCGACCCTGTTGAAATGTTTGTCCAGCCGTATCATCAAAAGACTCACCATTTAGTTTTTTAATTACAAGAAAAAAAGCAACCAAATTATTGATTAAGCGTTTATCATATCCATTACCTTTAACACCTTCACCACCACGAACAAAATTTCGATCCAATTCTTTAATTTGTGTAAGGGTCGTTAGTTTTTGGCTATCTAAATCCTCCCCAGAAGACGAATACCCCAAAAGTGACTCGTTTGCATCAATAAACCGCTCAACTTTAATTTCAAACCTAGTTTCCCCATAATAAGCCCCCTTTGCAACATAAGTTGCAGAAGCAGCCTTATCAGATTCAATCATAATTATATCTGTTCTAAAGACACGATCAGGAAAACCACCACCAGTAAGGATTTGTATTTTGGAAGGATAACTCGATGCTAATTTTTGAGCTTCTTCGCCATTCATAGAGTAAAAAAGATCATTTCTAAAGACAGGTTCTTGATCTTTCAATCGATCAAGTTCTTGCTGCGTAAAATGCATTGGAAATAAAGAAAGAATTCTTTCTTTTGTCGTTTCAGCGTAGGATTGAAATCCAAACAAAATAATCAGCGAAAAAAAAGTTATAAACATAGTGTTGCTTTTCATTTTAAACTCCATAATAAAATACGTTTCAATTTAAATAATAAAATAGATAAGTTAATATAAAGTTAAAGTAATGCCGATCAGAAAAAATGTCAATATAATTTACTTATATACCAAAATACAAAATAATAATTTCCATAAAAAAATGAAATAATGCTTGCCATTGCCCCCAAAAAAGCTTTATCCTAATCAGTTTGCAAAGAAATTATGTCGGAGAAAAGCCTGCACTGAACAGGCTCTCACAAAATTTTTATTCGCTCAGCTGCGCACCTTCTTTACTAACTTCTTTCAAAATACCCAGCTTAGTTAGAAACAAAGCCATAGCAAGCTGTGTTGCTTCACCATTTTCGTTATAGATGAATTCATCCATATCAACAAAAGAAGGATCAATGCCTTTACCCACAAGCTGTTCTTTAGCCGCAAGACTTAACATCAACCAAATGATATTATTCCCAGTCGCAGGATCAATAATGTTAAGTTAATGATCGACGATCATGCGTTTTATACAATCCATAATTTTAACAGGTGTAAAATCCTCATGAAAAAGATCAAGCATTTCTTGAAGTGATTTAGATGTTATTTTTTCATCCACATTACCCCAAACATCAAAATTTAAGGATTTTTGAGGATTCTGCAAACCGATAATCTCACCCAAAAGACTTTCAACATAAGTAATATCATGCGGGTTGAAGAGTAGAAAAGTATCATCAGATTCTTGCCCATAATTTGGGTTTATTAATTTATTAACAATATTGTGTAGGCTTCGACGTTTAAGAGCACTTAATTCTTTCAAAATTACTTTTTGAAGATTGCTCCACGTAAGTGGTATATCTTTGTCAATTGACACGCGATCAAAAGACGCATCAATTGCCTCATTCAGCCCCATGTTTTTCGAAGCTTCCATTAAATTAAGAAGCCCTATAACCCAACCATTGGCAACAAAACCTGACATTAACGCGCGTAATTTGCTACCAGTTTCATTAGAAAAATCATTCAACAATGTGTTAAAAGATGCGTCTTGAACAAATACGCGCATTTCATTTTGAAGATCTGCAACTTGACCACGCCCCTCGACATCTTTTTGTTTCAATTTTTGAATTAAATCTTCAAATGTAATATCTCCTAATTGGTCACTATATTTACATACAGGTAAGTAAATTTCATAAGATTCACACAACAAATTAATATTTTGATAAAATGTATGAGAATCTTTTAATGCCAGCAAAATATGAATGAATTGCTTTAAAGTTTGGGCTAAGGTCGCACGATCATTCCTGTCAATCAATCTTTCGTGATCCACAATATCACCAAGCAACGCTTTTAAACGTTGCGCTTCCTCGTCTTTAATATTTCGTAGATAACGACCAAAAATATGTTCTTCTCCCATCATATTCGTCATCAATTTAGAAATAACATTAACAATCAAAGATTGCATACATAATTTAATAAAAAACTATTATTTAAATAAAAAATTTATATACTTAACTTTACATCAATAACAATTTTTTTTATTGGCATCAATATGTGATCAATGAAAACAATATATGCATTTTATTTAAATACAAAATTTAATCACTTCATTTTTATTAAGCCATCTATTCAATGGGGTAATCCAATATTTACAAACGTGCATAATATTTTCAAAAACCCACCAAAACAAAAATAATGCTTGCCATTTCCCCCAAAAAAGCTTTATCTTAATCAGTTTTCATAAAAATTATGCCGGAGAAAAGCCTGTGACGTTCTCTCAAAAACCCGTTAAAAAAAATAACACCTTGCAATCCATTGACTTTTTATCGGTTAGAGGCGCACGCGAACATAATCTCAAAAATATTAATGTCGACATTCCCCGAAATTCCCTTGTAGTGATTACAGGGCTTAGTGGTTCTGGCAAATCTTCTTTAGCGTTTGATACCATTTATGCTGAAGGACAACGTCGTTATGTTGAAAGTCTTTCGGCTTATGCACGTCAATTTCTGCAACTGATGCAAAAACCCGATGTAGACCTAATTGAAGGTCTATCGCCTGCTATTTCTATTGAGCAAAAAACAACATCTAAAAATCCACGCTCAACTGTAGGCACCGTCACTGAAATTCATGATTATTTGCGCCTTCTTTTTGCACGAATTGGTATTCCCTATTCGCCCACAACAGGTCTTCCCATTCAAAGTCAAACCGTTTCACAAATGGTTGATAAAATTATGGAATTTCCTGCTGGCACCAAACTCTTTCTTTTATCGCCCATCGTACGTGGACGCAAAGGTGAATACCGTAAAGAATTTTTAGATCTTCAGAAAAAAGGCTTCACACGCGTTAAGGTCGATAAAAAGTTTTATGATATTGATGATGTCCCGGCACTCGATAAAAACACAAAACACACCATTGAAGTTGTTGTTGATCGTATTGTTGTTGACGCAGATTTAGGCAATCGTTTAGCCGATAGCATTGAACTGGCCCTTAGTTTGTCTGAAGGACTCATTTACGCCGAAGACGCGACCACTGAAGAAAGAACAACATTTTCTTCTAAATTCGCCTGCCCTGTCTCCGGCTTTACTTTAGACGAGATTGAACCACGTTTATTCTCCTTCAATAATCCTCATGGCGCCTGCCCTGCTTGCGATGGCTTGGGGACGAAACTTGATATTGACCCTGACCTTGTTGTCCCTAACGATTCCTTAAGCCTGATGGAAGGTGCGATTGCGCCTTGGAGTGGCGGATATGCTAAATATTACATCCAAATGCTAGAAGGTGTTGCCAAACATTATAAAGAATCTTTATCGACACCCTTCAAAGATTTACCCGCAAAAGTTCAAAAAGTCGTTCTTTACGGATCTGGCAAAGAAGAAATCACGTTTTTAATGGAAGACGAATTTCGTACCTATCGCACTAAAAAAACCTTTGAAGGCGTGATTCCTAATTTATTAAGACGTTTCAAAGACACTGAAAGCAATTCCGTTCGTGATGATATTACAAAATATCAATCCGCACGTCCCTGCGATGTTTGTGAGGGCAATCGTTTAAAACCTGAAGCTCTTTGCGTTAAAATTGACAATTTGCACATCACGCAAGTATCCCAAAAATCAATTTCAGAAACCCTCCGTTGGTTTGGTAACCTTTCCAATGTGTTAAGCCCCACACATAACGAAATTGCTTTTCGTATCATTAAAGAAATCAGCGAACGTCTTGGCTTTCTAGTTAATGTGGGCCTTGAATATTTAAGTCTATCCCGAAACTCCGGCACTCTATCAGGCGGTGAATCACAACGGATTCGTTTAGCCTCCCAAATTGGGTCAGGTTTAACAGGCGTGCTTTATGTGTTGGATGAACCCTCCATCGGCCTTCACCAACGCGATAATCGACGTTTACTTGAAACATTGGTTCGTTTGCGTGATTTAGGCAATACTGTCCTTGTTGTTGAGCATGATGAAGATGCAATCCGTATAGCAGATCATCTTATCGATATGGGACCAGGTGCTGGTGTGCATGGCGGCGAGATTGTCTCTCAAGGCAAACCAGATGATGTCATCGCCGATCCTAAAAGCATGACTGGTCTTTATCTTTCAGGGATCAAATCCATTCCAGTGCCCACCAAAAGACGTAAAGCCCAAGGTAATAAATTTCTTACCATCCAAGGTGCTAAAGGCAATAATCTTAAAAATGTCAGCGCCACCATTCCTGTTGGCACCTTAACCTGCATCACAGGCGTATCTGGATCCGGTAAATCGACACTGACCCTTGAAACACTCTACAAAGCCTTAGCGCGTAGCCTAAACGGCACCAAAACGCATCCTGGTCCCTATGATGCAATTGTTGGCATTCAGCATTTCGATAAAATTATCGATATTGATCAATCCCCCATTGGCCGGACACCTCGTTCAAATCCAGCGACTTATACGGGTGCTTTCACACCAATTCGCGATTGGTTTTCAGGATTGCCTGAAGCCAAAGCACGCGGCTATAGTCCTGGACGCTTTTCGTTCAACGTCAAAGGTGGACGATGCGAAGCCTGCCAAGGTGATGGCGTTTTAAAAATTGAGATGCATTTCTTACCTGATGTCTATGTTCAATGTGATGTCTGCAAAGGTAAACGTTATAACCGTGAAACTCTTGAAATTAAATATAAAGGCAAATCAATTGCCGATGTATTGGATATGACCGTCGAAGAAGGCGCTGTTTTCTTTGAGGCACATACATCCATTCGAGAAAAACTTGAAACATTGGACCGCGTTGGCCTTGGCTATATCCGTATTGGTCAGCAAGCAACTACTTTATCGGGTGGTGAGGCGCAACGTATTAAATTATCGAAAGAACTTTCGAAGCGTGCCACAGGTCGAACCATTTACATTCTGGATGAACCAACAACTGGTCTTCACTTTGAAGATATTCGTAAATTGATGGAAGTCTTACATGCCCTTGTTGATCAAGGCAATACAATCATTGTGATCGAGCATAACCTTGAAGTCATCAAAACAGCCGATTGGATTATTGATTTGGGACCTGAAGGTGGTGATAAAGGTGGCGAAATTATTGCACAAGGTATCCCTGAAGATATTATTAAAGTCGAAAGATCGTATACAGGCCAATATTTAGCGCCGTATCTTTTGAACCAGAAACATATTACTGTCGTCGGGTAAAACATGTACAAACGTCTTTACACGACGTTATTACTTATGTTTATCTCGTTTTTTATATGCAGCGCATTAACCGAAAGGATTGATTTCATGAATCCCGCTAAAACATTATCTGGCCCTAGAATGATGACCAAATCAGGCCAAGCGCCAAAACAATTAGTGATCCTTCTTCATGGATTAGGCGCAGATGGTAACGATCTTATTAGTCTTGCCGATGATTGGAAAGACCTGCTCCCTGATGCTGAATTTATATCACCTAACGCGCCCTTCCCTTGCGATATGGCACCTTTCGGCTATCAGTGGTTTAGCTTACAAAGTTTCGCACCAGAATCCATTTATAAAGGCGCAATAGACGCTGCTACAATTCTAAATCCTTACATTGATCAAGAACTTTCAAAACGTAATTTAACGGATGCTGATTTAGCCCTTGTTGGGTTTTCACAAGGCACGATGATGGCCCTTCATGTAGCATTAAGACGCCCCCAATCCTGCGCCGGGGTTTTAGGCTTTTCAGGTGCCTTAACGGGTGCTGATGTCCTAAAAAATGAAATTCAATCCAAACCAGAAATATTGTTATTTCATGGGGACCAGGATATGGTCGTGCCCATTCAAGCCATGTATATGGCCGAAAAAACACTCAAAGACTTAAATTGCCCCGTTAAAACGAATATAAGACAAGGTCTAGGTCATGGCATTGATGCCTATAGCATTCAAACAGGCGGTGTTTTCCTAAAGAACTCTTTTGATAAAACGAGCGACATGAAACGCGCGAGACCTGCTTAAAAACAGAGTAATTGTAGGACAAGAGCTTTTATTTTCAACTTATAAAAACTCTTATCCTACTTAATCATCTTATTAAAGAATATTTTCTTTTTGTGAAATTACGACCTCAATCCTAATCGTATTATAAAATCGATTTGGAATATGGGAAACAGAATATTTTTCAAAAAAATTATAAGATAAATAGTCAAAACCATTATCTATAAATTTTTGCACAATATCGTTCTGTTTTGCACCACGCATAGGGTAAACATAATCAGTTAAACATTCAAAATCTTCGTCTTTTAATTGTGAAAACCTAAAATCTTGATCTCTAATGAACTGAAATCTTTTAGACGTCGCGTCCTCTGGCGATCTAATTATTGCTTTAAACATAGGAATATATTTCATAAGACGAGACGAAAAAGGCTTTATATCATGTAAATATTCCAAACATTCGTTACGCATTTCATAATAAATTTTACATCCATCATTCATTATTCCATGTAATTGATGAAGCCAATTCCAATTAATCTTATTAAAATCTTTATTTTTATAAAGACGATCACCCAAATATTCAATCACAATTTTATCAACTTTAATCGAAAACGGAAGTTCTATTAAATCAAAAACACTACC includes:
- a CDS encoding dienelactone hydrolase family protein; amino-acid sequence: MNPAKTLSGPRMMTKSGQAPKQLVILLHGLGADGNDLISLADDWKDLLPDAEFISPNAPFPCDMAPFGYQWFSLQSFAPESIYKGAIDAATILNPYIDQELSKRNLTDADLALVGFSQGTMMALHVALRRPQSCAGVLGFSGALTGADVLKNEIQSKPEILLFHGDQDMVVPIQAMYMAEKTLKDLNCPVKTNIRQGLGHGIDAYSIQTGGVFLKNSFDKTSDMKRARPA
- the uvrA gene encoding excinuclease ABC subunit UvrA, producing MTFSQKPVKKNNTLQSIDFLSVRGAREHNLKNINVDIPRNSLVVITGLSGSGKSSLAFDTIYAEGQRRYVESLSAYARQFLQLMQKPDVDLIEGLSPAISIEQKTTSKNPRSTVGTVTEIHDYLRLLFARIGIPYSPTTGLPIQSQTVSQMVDKIMEFPAGTKLFLLSPIVRGRKGEYRKEFLDLQKKGFTRVKVDKKFYDIDDVPALDKNTKHTIEVVVDRIVVDADLGNRLADSIELALSLSEGLIYAEDATTEERTTFSSKFACPVSGFTLDEIEPRLFSFNNPHGACPACDGLGTKLDIDPDLVVPNDSLSLMEGAIAPWSGGYAKYYIQMLEGVAKHYKESLSTPFKDLPAKVQKVVLYGSGKEEITFLMEDEFRTYRTKKTFEGVIPNLLRRFKDTESNSVRDDITKYQSARPCDVCEGNRLKPEALCVKIDNLHITQVSQKSISETLRWFGNLSNVLSPTHNEIAFRIIKEISERLGFLVNVGLEYLSLSRNSGTLSGGESQRIRLASQIGSGLTGVLYVLDEPSIGLHQRDNRRLLETLVRLRDLGNTVLVVEHDEDAIRIADHLIDMGPGAGVHGGEIVSQGKPDDVIADPKSMTGLYLSGIKSIPVPTKRRKAQGNKFLTIQGAKGNNLKNVSATIPVGTLTCITGVSGSGKSTLTLETLYKALARSLNGTKTHPGPYDAIVGIQHFDKIIDIDQSPIGRTPRSNPATYTGAFTPIRDWFSGLPEAKARGYSPGRFSFNVKGGRCEACQGDGVLKIEMHFLPDVYVQCDVCKGKRYNRETLEIKYKGKSIADVLDMTVEEGAVFFEAHTSIREKLETLDRVGLGYIRIGQQATTLSGGEAQRIKLSKELSKRATGRTIYILDEPTTGLHFEDIRKLMEVLHALVDQGNTIIVIEHNLEVIKTADWIIDLGPEGGDKGGEIIAQGIPEDIIKVERSYTGQYLAPYLLNQKHITVVG
- a CDS encoding lipase family protein produces the protein MKSNTMFITFFSLIILFGFQSYAETTKERILSLFPMHFTQQELDRLKDQEPVFRNDLFYSMNGEEAQKLASSYPSKIQILTGGGFPDRVFRTDIIMIESDKAASATYVAKGAYYGETRFEIKVERFIDANESLLGYSSSGEDLDSQKLTTLTQIKELDRNFVRGGEGVKGNGYDKRLINNLVAFFLVIKKLNGESFDDTAGQTFQQGRVLLREYIVDKIKKDYPIDQNEELLLDEEDFYVIVDLLKNEIYQKIGVNPGVIPSLEKYVVEFLSPLGDEWLAGVADKSFEERYVHKDPALLKVVLLPVSEHLFHDIEGSALDESSFHMVEDNNNNNIIEDFDKNIGQFAKATDIDDDTIDCIDLSILAFHFYLQGKNKEEFDVAVETVRNKTGFFGGSYVAERHLAQKDPKWDRWYFKPFYGIGGSKLLQSYRTPGVHGMVAFNPSKNLIVVTYRGTQRGKEWLGQNFNFVKKQPVLAGIEGSALKDFDGWVHAGYWNLFETTKDEIEASIKEFLLELEEEERKDVKLVFTGHSLGGATATLAAGYFASQDTFKGLEKEIRTFGSPKVAGEDFKLWLEARVPGKSFARETDPVPSFPLRVRGKYFQTTYPLLMLDSFGDTSLNLDAAHDARKYQQAIYALRNIPYEKMYIKGAELLNK